The Desmodus rotundus isolate HL8 chromosome 13, HLdesRot8A.1, whole genome shotgun sequence sequence AGAAGAGCCCCTGCATCGGAATGCCCGGATGGGGTCACGGTCAGTTCCCTCCCACACCGTGAGGCCGGGGCTGAGGCGTCTTGACTTTGGACTTTTGTGCAGGAGATGCTGCTGTTGGGAGAAGGACACAGACACGGCCGGAGGTGGGCTAGGCCCCGGGTGGGAGTGCGGGGCTGGAGGCAGTCCCCCCCGCCCATCCTCCCCAACCCTGTGCGAGGCCTCGCCCTGCACTGGGGGGCCCCACCGTGAGTCAGGGGACGCGTCTCCTGTCTGTAGTCTGGTGAGGAAGGTGGGGTCCTGTGGGGAGTGGTCACTGTGGTCCTTGAATTCCATGaaaaaatttgatttaaattgaCTACAATATAAAGGCAATGACAGAACAATAGAACTTTTTATAAGCTACATAATGTATTAATAACTACCTTCACAATGATGTGTTACGATATTACTGCAGTCATCAGTAACAGTAGTTTTCTTCCAAGTTACTAAGAGCTGGTGCCATCTCGAATCATTTTCCAGGCACAGATACGCTTCAGACGTTAGGGAGCAAAGCAGTTCTGTTCACGTTTAGCCAGGTCGAAGCGTCTCCTATCTACACATCAGATACTTTTGCTAACACGTGCAGCTATGTTAAGTTCCTGGAGACTTCATTCGGAAATGACTccccagattttaaaaacaaagttaattttCATTCTAGGTTTTTATCGTGAAAAATGGATCTATGTCCATAAAGAAAGCACGAGAGAAGTAAGTATTCCACTACAAGTAAGCGGTACTTTGTGTTGTTTCTGCTGTGTGATGTCAcattaaacaaattatttcttcTGCAATATCACATCTGTGGTTCACATTCTCACAGAGGAAGACAGGAGGGTCTTGGAAACAGTCGCTCTCATGTTGTGTGtccatgtgcacatgtgtgtccaCATGCATGGTGTGTGTCCATGTGCACACCTGTGTCcacgtgcacatgtgtgtggcCGTGCCCCCAGGGCAGATCTCAGCACGAGTGTGGCCCTGGACAGCATGCCGTGGCCTCTCCCCGCTCCCCAGCAGCTGTCAGAGCCCCTGGTGCCAGCAGGCAGGTGGCACAGGCCTCCTGTGGGGGGGACACCTGTGTTACACCCTCATTTAACACTCCGAGTGGCTAACGTGACACTCAGCAGCACCTGTGCGcacctttctcctctctgccGAGTTGGAGACGCTTCTCTGTGAGACCTAGAGCAGTGTGTCCATTGCAGCAgctcctgtctctctccctagTGTCCAGGGAAGCCCCCTTGCTTTTGCAGTCAGAGAAACTCAGCATTTGCTTTAATTTGTAGCAACCGGGGAAACAATCTGGGGAGTGATTGTTGAGTGTATATCCCAGTAGCGTGTGTTAGGTCTTCCAGAAGTGCTAACGATGGATGGACCCAGCCCGGCTTCCTGGACACTCACGGATCAGATTCTGAGACAACAGTTACTTGACCTGTATAGTGATGGTTGACATTGTCACACGCGCATGAAGAGGCTCCAACCCTTCGCACAGTCAAAAGCACCCTCAGAAGAATGGTTGGCAGAACCTAATGTAGTTTGAGCTTGTTTAAGACTCTTCAATACCCAGTTGCTCCGTGTTGCCGCACTGACTACAGAAAAGAGATCCAGCTCCGGCCGCACCAGCAACGGGGCTGAACTCCCCGGGAGCTGGGCTTCTTCTGCGGACAGAGGGGCCGGGTGCGACCAGGTCCAGGGAGTGAACAGGACTCGGACCTGAGAGCTGGCGCTTGCCACTCTGCAGCATCAGGCTGACTGCCCTCTCATCGGGGCGGACCAGGCACCTCTGCTGCCTGTCCCCATGGCCGGCGGCAGCCGCTACAGCCTCTGAGTGCCCCTCCTGTGTGGTTCCAGGCCCCCACGAGGTGGGTGTGCCTGTGCCATTCAAACATGCTATTTCCGCTCGCTCTGTGAGTCACATTTAATTCCCCCAAAAGGGAAGGGCTGTTGTGAGGCTGGTGGCTACCCGGGAAGGAGTCTGCTCCGCCAGCACGTAGAATTCCGCTCATCAAGAAGACATCAGCTGGGGTCGATTTCAGATCTCTATCCAATTAACCTctggttccccccaccccccgggaaaGTGCATGCATGTTGTTGGTGTGCGCACATCGGGACTGGCCTTGGGACTTGGAACGAAGCGCAGTACTCTCCCCATGCGCCTGTTGTCTGAGCCCCAGGTGTCTCCTGCCTCACCTGCTGTTCTCTGTGGTCACTCCCCAGGTGGTCCATCCCCTTGACTCTGCATGGAAAATCTCTCTAGGTTCTTTGTGTTTCAAATACTGAAGGTCAAGTTTACAATCTGTACTAGGGTCCTCATCGAAGGCGGACATAGAAAGCAGGAGAGCTGTGTTCTGGTTCTTTTAGTCCTTGCCCGAGGATGTggttacttttttagagagagaggaagggagagagagagaaagggaaacatggaTCAGTGGCCTCCTGTGTGCGCCCTGACccgggattgaacccgcaaccttctggtgcatgagacaatgctccagccCACAGAGCCAGTGGCCAGGGCACGGGGTCCTCCTTCTTAAAAAGAGTGACTCGGGTTTCCTCTGTGCCCACGGCTCTCATTGCCAGCGTCCTGGGGTCTGGTGCTGGGCAGGCCCCTGCTCCCGCAGCCACATCCCACGGTGACGGGCAAATTCCCAGATGACAGGAGTCCCTCGAGTTGATAAGTTTAAACACTCTTCAGAGCGGAAAGCGCCTGACTGTGTGTCTGCAGTGTGCAGCCTTGGGTAGTTCCTCCTCTGTTGTGATTTCAGGCTTAAATCGCCCTCCACCACTGTGTCCCAGCAGGAGAAAGTGAGATACTTAATAAATACGCCCTTGTCGTTCGGTGTGCAGTGGTGTGAGAGACGGCCACCGCGTCCTGCCTCCCTGACCGAACGGCTCACGCCGGTTGGCACTGGCACGGTTTCAGGTTCCTCTCGCTCAGTAGGGACCAAGCCACATCACGGGCAAACGTCCTTTGCCAGAATTCACAGCCACGTGGCGCAGACTCAGCCCCGCGCCCGGGGCGAGCGCTGACGGGCGCCTGTTTTCCAGCGGCACGGCTACTGCACGCTGGGGGAGGCCTTCACCCGCCTGGACTTCTGCAGCGCCGTGCAGGACGTCCGCCGGTTCGGCTACGTGGTCAGAGTGAGTATTCAGCGCGTTTGGCTCCTGCATGAAGCTGCGCTTGTTTGCTGTGTGGAAAGGGGTCGCCGGGAGTGGGTTCAGGAGACAAGAGACTTGGTGCCATCGGGGGCAGGGCTCCACgggctcggggtggggggcggggccggcgAATCCCACCTGCAGGAGGTGCTGGGGACGCAGACGTCTCCCCATGGGACTGCCTGGTTGTCACCTGCGTGTCCTGCTTCACggggcacagagcagagcccTGCTTCACGGGCATGGCGGGCTGGCGGAAAACAGGAAACACGTACAAATAGAACTCACAAAGCCTGTGGTGTTCCTGACACCTTTTCAGAAATCTGCGTGTTGTTCTACGTGCGAAAGGGGAGGCCCTCCCGCTGTGTCTGCTCATATTTGTGCTGAATGCCCTGCTCCGCggctccttccccttcctgctgtCGCGGCTGGTGGGGTTTGGACCGGCTTCCGGGCGCTTACCCGGCCAGGTCCGAGGACAAGCTCCTGGGCATAGGGACCTTTCGGCCTGAGAGGGTCTGAGCTGTGTGCCTTGGTCTCAGTTTGGGCACTGCACTGGTGTGTTCGGGGGCTCCTTTGGCACCAGGTGGCCTCCGGTGTCTCTGATCCTGGCCCCCCGGGGCCACCTGGTGACCCCTGTCCTGTCTCCGGCCCCCTGTTACTTACTGAGGAGCCTTCCTTCCGACGTCTCTTTAAAGGGAAGTGCCTCCCTTGGCCTCACTTTGGATAACACCAGTGACATCATAGGCGTCCTGGGCTGGTTGTTCTCTTGCGCACAGGAAGTCCAGGGGACACGAGGGGAATTTGAAAGAGTGTAGCACGCACTGTGTTTGTATTCACTGCCACTCTAAATgaatcggggtgggggtgggggtggggagacagctgAGGCGCTCTGCCCTGTGAAGAGCATGCTTGCTGTCTGCGCTCCGTAAGCTGACTTTACAACAAAGACACCAGCGCTGGCCCCTTCCCTTCTGGCCTTCCCGCTGGCGCCTGTGACCGTCACAGCCACACGCGTGGAGGCCGGCTTCCTCTGGACCCCAGCCTGTCCAGGAAGGCACCTCGAGCCTCAGCAGCTACGGCTTCGTTTGGCTCTGTTCACCTCGGTTTCGTGGTCTCATGGTCGGCGTTTGGCCTGTAAGACCTCTGCTTCTCTGAGGTGAAAGGTGCCTCTGCGGCCTTTTTATGGTTGGCGTTTGTGAATGTTCTGTTGACAGGAGGACCCTGCAGACCCTGTTTGAAGGATGTGATTTTTCCGGCTTATCTATAACACAGGTGTGGTTTAGTtctattatttagaattattaCTTAGTTCTTTCACACTCTTCttctgaattttctcttttttaaagattttatgtatttatttttagaggggaagggagaaagaaagggagagaaacatgggattgtggttgcctcttgcgcgccccgcactggggacctggcccgcaacccaggcctgtgccctgactaggaatcgaaccagcgagcctttggtttgcaggctggtgctcagtccagacacacaccagctggggcacacATTCTTGTTtggaattttcaaaattaaagagaTACATAAAAATCTCctacaatatttgtattttaactcCTTTTTATTCAGTTTCTCAGAGGTCATGCTTTGTATGTCCAGCTGACAGAGGCTGATGTCTGGTTATGTTTTTCTGTACAACTTGGGTCTTTCGCCGTTTATCTTCATTTCCATTCTAACCTACAGTTTACCTTGTCACCTGCTCCCGTGGCCCCTGTGGTTCACTGGGTTTGCACGGGCTGCGGTGCGGTCTGTGGTGGGGCCCGCGCCCCGCGGCCCCCGGAGAGCCAGCGGAGACACCCGCCAGCCCTGCCTTCTGCTAGGGGGCCTTCTGCTAGGGGCCTAGCCCCTCTGTGGAGGGTTGTTTGCGTCATGCTGTCAGAAAAGGAGTTTGTGCTGACGATGGGAGGGGCCGCCAGTCCCCACCCCCGAAGGGCCAGCTGTTGGAGCAGCCGTCCCCAGACAGGGGCTCGGCGATGCTTTTCACTCGGAAATTACGAGGACCCCAGAGAGATCCCGGCTTTGTGCGTCACAGCTGTTATGTTCACCACATAGGAACTGaaccacttttaaaatatttctgtttatttaaaaataaaggtggtGTTTCCACCTTTGCGAATCTCCCTAACGTCTGCTCCAGTAGAAGGCCCCTGAGTCCTCGCGTCTGTCTGTGGCATCCAGGACACATTGCCGTGCCCTGCGGGTGCAGGTGGGACCTGCGTGGGGGTCACCGCTgtgccagggaccctgtggaggcAGCTCTGACCATGGGGCCCCTCGGGGTTCCTAGGTGGCACTCTGAGGACTATTGCAGCTGTGGCCCCTTGCTGCCCTCCGACGTGTGGACGAGGCTGTGGAAccgcccttctcccctcccctctgaggaGCAGGATGAGATGCATCTGCTTATTCTGGTCCATttcccagctgcctgggccttGTCGGAGCCAGACACCGACCTGGGACGGGTTGGTGATGCAACAGCGTGTGCCGCTGGGTGGTGAGGCTTTCGGGGTCCGTCCCCAACGCCCAGTGTGGCTGCACACTCACCTTGGTCACATCTCAGTCCAGCCCTCATCAGCAGTGGCGCAGGCTCTGCACCTCAGTTGGCCGGAGTCTTTGTCACTGGTTCCAAGTGCaggtgggagagaaggggtgTGAGCACTGTGACGATGGTCAGAGGAGGAAGACATTTGATGACACGCAGGTGGTGAGAAGGATTGAGTAGGGGTGACATGGCAGCCGTGGGTTTGGTCCCATGCGTGGGGCAGGGTCTCCTCTGTCTCCAGCCAGCGCGGCTCTGTGAGTGAGTTAgcacctccttctctcctctggaGACCGGCAGAGGCAGCGTGGCCAGcggaaggggaagggagcagaaCCTGCAGATTCTAAAGTGCGTGTGAGGCCAAGAGCGGGCAGGAATCTTCGGGAGACCTTTGAGGACGTGTTCACAGCCTCAGGGCAGATGGGACGACAGCAGCAGCCACACGCGTGGCCCAGGCAGAGGCCGGCGGGGACAGGGAAATCACAgccccaggcaggtggcagaggtgggtggggtgcgATGGTCCGGAGCGAACCAGCCCTccctgcagggcagagggcaggggcagccctgggctgAGCAGCCTGGAAAGGCCCTGTGTCCCCTCCAGAGCCTCCTCAGGGCTCAGATACAGGTGAGGAGAAACAGCACTGATGGGAACGGGACTCAGGGTGTGGGGACACCGGGACCTGTGCCtgcaacgggggggggggggcgcggggggcaGACTTGTCCTAAGCAGAGCCAACACGGCTGGGGAGGCAGCCACTGGGGCTGGGAGCAGACAGACGGTGTGAGCACCAGAGGACGGACGGGGAGGACGTGATGGGGGCGGGAGGGAGACCATAAGGAAGGGCCTGGGGTGGTGAGGAAAGCGATGGAAGAGGAGCAGTGACTCTGAGTTTTAAAGGGTCCGAAAGGAAGTGACAGGGTCTGCGAAGCACAGACGGGAGCGAGGGCTCCTCTAGGGAAGCAGCGCCCTGGGACAGGCCAGAGGTCAGAGGGAGAGCCTGAGTCTCACTCTGGAGCAGGGACGGCCCAGACACACAGGGCCACACCCTCGGCAGGCCACCAGGTGGGGCAACAGGGCCTCTCTCGCGAAGGAGAAGACGGGAGGCACAGGGCCCCGAGTGCTGTGGGGACGCCTGGTGCGTGTCACAGGTCACAGGTCACTGGGGTCGGGCTCCCTGTGAAGGAGATTCTTGCTCagctttcccctctttcttttaAGCTCTTGCAGCTCATCGCGAAATCCCAGTTAACGTCGCTGAGCGGTGTGGCGCAGAAGAACTACTTCAACGTTTTGGATAAAATCGTTCAAAAGGGTAAGAGGGCGACTGATGGTTTTCATCGTCTAAACCTTTCTGAAGTGTGGTGTGAGGGGAGGGCTGTTCCTTCACTGTCCCCCAGCGGGCAGGCTGTCGGAGCCGCGTGTCCGCTCAGCGCGGGCCCCAGCCGCAGGCTCCCTCCAGGCCTCGGTGCTCGGGGGCAGCTGGCTGGGTTGTGGAGTTGCTCATGGAGGAGGGGGACTGCGTTGTGTCATGGCGAGAAATGTGCCGTGTGCGAACACACCCGGGAAGGTGAGTGAGCGGCCACACGTCCCTTTGCCGTGGGATGTTTCCGTGATCAGCAGGCTGGGCGTTCAGCTGCGTCGGCGTCAAATAAacctagaattttctttttatttcctgtttgaaTTGGTTAATCAGTGGCTAACAAAGGGGACTAGGCTCCCCAGCGCGGGTGTGCACACGCGTGAGTCTGTGAGTGTGTACAGCACACGTGTGAGTTTGTGAGTGTGTACAGCACACGCGTGAGTCTGTGAGTGTGTACAGCCACCGAAACTCCAGCTCTCTTTCTGACGGAGGAACCCAGCCTGACGGGTTCGAGTCCGAGTTGAAGGCTTGGCCACAGGTGCCCTGTCAGGAAACCTTTTCAAGTTGTTCAGCCCCAGCATATTTGTGGCGCCTGGAGCATCCAGTTTGGGTTGCAGTGAAGTCAGGTCGTTGTCTCTGTTGTGGTGAAATGTACCTGATATGAAAGTAACAGTTTTACCCATTTGTAAGCCTGCAGTTCGGAGGCATTCAGCGCGTTCACGCTgctgtgtaaccaccaccaccgTCCTTCCCTAGGACTTCCCGTCCTCCCAACCCGaccacccaccccccgccccagagacccccgcccccgcccgtcCACAGCCCCGGGCCCACGGCCTGCTGCTGTCTTGGGTCTGGTGACTGTGGGGACCTCGCACAGCCAGGGTTCTTCAGGGTTCCTCCGTGCCGCAGCGCGGCAGGGTTTTGTCCCCTTCTGAGGCTGAGACTCAGCCTTGTGCGTCTGCCACGCTGTGTGTGTGACAACCGGCCGGTGACGGCGCCCACCCACAGCTGTGCTGTGCTCCTCCCAGTGCTCGAGGACCACCAGAACCCGCGCCTCATCAGAGACCTGCTGCAGGACCTGAGCTCCGCCCTGGGCGCCCTGCTCAGGGGCGTCGGCAAGTCCGTGCTGGTCGGCAGCATCGGCGTCTGGGCCTGCCGGCTGGAGATGGTCCTCGCCTGGCAGCGGCAGCTGCAGGACCTTCAGATGACACAGGTACGGACCCTGCACGGAGGCCGAGACGGCTCGCAGGGGAAGCTCCCCAGCTCTGCGGGCGAGTCGTGTCTTTACCCTCCCGTGGTGCTGTACCGATTGTTGTTCCCAGGTGGGTCAGGACCAAAGACCCTTCAGCGTAGTTCTTCCTGGAAAGAGCTGACTCCGGGTGATGAGGCAGTAAACGTGTTTACCTTTAGAGGGCATTAGGTGTTCCAGGCTCAAATGACGTTCGGTGAGTGGAGGCGTGTGGTCCTGCGCAGTCCTCCACCCCCCTCATGCCTCCCCCTGCACCCTGCTCTAGGGGGACCACTCGACGAATCCACTCCTTCATAGGTGTCCCTCATCCAGGGACCCTAGGGCCGGAGAGTCTCAAGAAGAGACACCAGACAGAAGCCACCTGTCCTCATGGCTGCGTGCTCTGTCCAGCTGGGGACACTGCGCTTAGGCGGAGCATGCGTTGAGGGGGGGCAGGTGCCTTGGGTCCTGTTGGAGACAAGGCCAGAGCTGGGTGGGACCACAGGGACGTCTGCTCCTGGGGACAGTGAGGGATGAGGTGTGAGCCCAGGCGGGGCCTCCTGTCCCCAGCACACATGTACCCCTTGGATATGGCCCTCGCACTGGCCACGTCGGCCTCCCGGAGGCACAGACACATCTGCTCACTCACCCATTCACTTGCGTGAGGGAGGGTTCACTTTACACTTGAAGTCACAAAATCCCAGCGATTCAAGCTCAAAGGCACCTCAGGGACAGACAAGCTGTGTCTTGGGACTCAGGCTGACGCAGGCAGAGACTGCAGGGGACTGGAGTGCAGCACACAGCCTGACCGCCACCTCCGTGGCCTGCAGAGCGTCCTGCACAGCTGGTGTCAGTTCAAGTGTGGCCCCCTGGGGAACGCGTCCCGCTCGTGGTGACGGTCATGGAGGGGCTGTCACCACAAAGCAGTCTCGTCTGCTCTGGCTCCTGCGCTTCCCGCTGTCCCTCTGTGGCCACACCCCTGCTGTGAGGACGCTGTGGGAGTGTGGGAATGGCAGCTGTGTTTCGGTGGGACCGCCAGCCTCGCCGGGCCGCCGGCGTCCAGTGGCTGATGGGGCCGTGGGCCCTGCTCCCTGTCTGCAGGTGAACCACGGCCTCACCCTCAGCGACCTGCCGCTGCACACGCTGAATGACATCCTGTACCGGCTCTCCGACGGCTGGGACATCGTCACCCTGGGCCAGGTGACGCCGGCACTGTCCGCGCTCAGTGAGGATGG is a genomic window containing:
- the FBXO25 gene encoding F-box only protein 25 isoform X3, translating into MKKYSLMKSMDVHPKRGKRAILEGTAALSRHGYCTLGEAFTRLDFCSAVQDVRRFGYVVRLLQLIAKSQLTSLSGVAQKNYFNVLDKIVQKVLEDHQNPRLIRDLLQDLSSALGALLRGVGKSVLVGSIGVWACRLEMVLAWQRQLQDLQMTQVNHGLTLSDLPLHTLNDILYRLSDGWDIVTLGQVTPALSALSEDGRLWRKLCQYHFAEKQFCRHLILSEKGRVEWKLTYFALRKCYPTREQYGDTLHFCRHCSILFWKDSGHPCTAADPDSCFTPVSPQHFIDLFKF